A DNA window from Longimicrobiaceae bacterium contains the following coding sequences:
- a CDS encoding DUF2231 domain-containing protein codes for MAMRIQELHPAAVHYPIALLPVSIAADTLGLLTRNRGLLEVGRLTMPVAAVSAAFAGVLGLIAQEAVQTDEEGAAMLATHRTLNLGLIGAAAAMAIKRVGQRKPHPAYLAVGAMGIVAMIYSAYLGGQMVYDKGVGVRTAGGLREEEAPPLTHPREATVTSARHVARGARHAVEESLEGQLVPAMLPDRRRAESAH; via the coding sequence ATGGCCATGCGAATTCAGGAGCTGCACCCCGCGGCAGTGCACTACCCGATCGCGCTACTGCCGGTCTCCATCGCTGCGGACACGCTGGGTCTGCTCACCAGGAACAGGGGGTTGCTCGAGGTGGGCCGGCTCACCATGCCGGTGGCAGCGGTCTCGGCGGCCTTTGCGGGAGTGCTCGGGCTGATTGCGCAGGAAGCCGTCCAGACGGACGAGGAGGGTGCGGCAATGCTGGCCACTCACCGTACCCTGAACCTGGGTCTGATCGGCGCCGCCGCAGCGATGGCCATCAAGCGGGTAGGACAGCGCAAGCCCCATCCGGCCTACCTCGCTGTGGGGGCGATGGGGATCGTGGCGATGATCTACAGCGCCTATCTCGGCGGCCAGATGGTGTATGACAAGGGTGTGGGCGTCCGGACGGCGGGAGGTCTTCGTGAAGAGGAGGCGCCCCCGCTCACCCACCCGAGAGAGGCCACGGTGACGTCGGCTCGCCATGTGGCGCGCGGCGCCCGCCATGCGGTGGAGGAGTCCCTGGAAGGGCAGCTGGTGCCAGCCATGCTGCCGGACCGGCGCCGTGCCGAGTCCGCTCACTGA
- the fabF gene encoding beta-ketoacyl-ACP synthase II, giving the protein MIAPHRAGIHDEGGDQTGAARRVVVTGIGCVTPIGSGPEGLWEGLRRRRSAVRKIDRFDPSPFRSHIAAQIDDFDPLDYMERSRARRLDRFAQLAVASSRMALQDAGLDPTELRGERVAVQMGSALGGMSFGEDQLLRFHRDGVKAVETMLALTVFCGSASCNVAIEFGFTGPNSTNAMSCASGAIAIGEAWRYVRDGSADLALAGGIEAPLAPLCYGAFAIIRAMSTRNDDPERASRPFDAERDGFVMGEGAAVLLLEERSHALARGARIYAELLGYGNTNDAHHMTAPRPDGREAARAMRLALTAAGVQPHQIDYVNAHASSTPLNDPTESHVIREVLGEQTDRAAVSGTKGYYGHALGASGAIEAAITALAIQRSWIPPTLNLESPDPACDLPHVTGEGQTREIRYAISNSFGFGGINASLVLGKS; this is encoded by the coding sequence ATGATCGCACCCCATCGGGCGGGGATACACGACGAGGGCGGCGACCAGACGGGCGCCGCCCGCCGCGTGGTGGTCACGGGAATCGGTTGCGTCACCCCGATCGGATCGGGCCCCGAAGGTCTGTGGGAGGGGCTGCGTCGTCGTCGATCGGCGGTGAGGAAGATCGATCGCTTCGACCCCAGCCCGTTTCGCAGTCACATCGCGGCGCAGATCGACGACTTCGATCCGCTCGATTACATGGAGCGCTCCAGGGCTCGCCGCCTCGACCGGTTCGCCCAGCTCGCGGTGGCATCTTCGCGGATGGCCCTGCAGGACGCCGGGCTCGATCCGACCGAGCTGCGGGGGGAACGGGTGGCGGTGCAGATGGGATCGGCGCTCGGAGGGATGAGCTTCGGCGAGGACCAGCTCCTGCGCTTCCACCGGGACGGAGTCAAGGCGGTGGAAACCATGCTCGCACTCACCGTCTTCTGCGGCTCCGCCTCGTGCAACGTGGCGATCGAGTTCGGTTTCACGGGCCCGAATTCGACCAACGCGATGAGCTGTGCGTCGGGGGCGATCGCGATCGGCGAGGCGTGGCGGTATGTGCGTGACGGCAGCGCGGATCTGGCCCTGGCGGGCGGGATCGAGGCCCCCCTGGCTCCACTCTGCTATGGGGCATTCGCCATCATCCGCGCGATGTCTACCCGCAACGACGATCCGGAGCGGGCGAGCCGCCCCTTCGACGCCGAGCGGGACGGGTTCGTCATGGGCGAAGGCGCGGCGGTCCTGCTGCTCGAAGAGCGCTCGCATGCGCTGGCGCGCGGCGCGCGCATCTACGCGGAGCTGCTCGGCTACGGCAACACCAACGATGCCCACCACATGACCGCACCCCGTCCCGACGGACGGGAAGCCGCCCGCGCGATGCGCCTCGCGCTGACCGCAGCCGGAGTCCAGCCGCACCAGATCGACTACGTCAACGCTCACGCCTCCTCCACCCCCCTCAACGACCCTACCGAGAGCCACGTCATCCGCGAAGTGCTGGGCGAGCAGACCGACCGCGCCGCCGTGAGCGGAACCAAGGGCTACTACGGTCACGCCCTCGGTGCCAGCGGCGCGATCGAGGCCGCCATCACCGCTCTCGCCATCCAGCGCAGCTGGATCCCTCCCACGCTCAACCTCGAGAGCCCCGACCCCGCGTGTGACCTCCCCCACGTGACCGGCGAAGGCCAAACCCGGGAGATCCGGTACGCGATCTCCAATTCCTTCGGCTTCGGCGGGATCAACGCCTCGCTCGTGCTCGGCAAAAGCTAA
- a CDS encoding RNA polymerase sigma factor RpoD/SigA, with the protein MFFSSRALDSFDQYLHDVEKYPLIDDPEEERRLARKARAGDKAAAERLVTANLRFVISYVKKYQGRGLGLAELVCIGNEGLLKAVKKFDPEKGVKFISYAVWWIRQTVLQALAEQTRSVRIPLNQNSNLVRLSRTETALTQTLGRTPTDQEIADEMAEPVETIRALRRVAASELSLDAPLDRGDRDSSSFGERFAGSEAEEIEEEVEFQARREFLEKMFEKYLTERERKILYLYYGLDEGEERTLEEIGMLLGVTRERIRQIRNRAFEKLRESPDGAALEGFWAVS; encoded by the coding sequence ATGTTCTTCAGCTCCCGAGCCCTCGATTCCTTTGACCAGTACCTGCACGACGTCGAGAAGTACCCCCTGATCGATGATCCGGAAGAGGAACGAAGACTGGCACGGAAGGCGCGGGCCGGTGACAAGGCAGCAGCGGAGAGACTGGTAACGGCGAATCTGCGATTCGTCATCTCTTATGTGAAGAAGTACCAGGGGCGGGGTCTGGGGTTGGCCGAGCTGGTCTGCATCGGCAACGAGGGGCTGCTCAAAGCCGTCAAGAAGTTCGACCCCGAGAAGGGGGTCAAGTTCATCTCCTACGCTGTCTGGTGGATCCGCCAGACGGTCCTTCAAGCGCTGGCCGAGCAGACCCGCTCGGTGCGCATCCCGTTGAATCAGAACTCTAACCTCGTGCGCCTTTCGCGCACGGAGACCGCGCTGACCCAGACGCTCGGCCGCACTCCGACGGACCAGGAGATTGCGGACGAGATGGCGGAGCCGGTGGAGACGATCCGTGCCCTGCGCCGGGTGGCGGCCAGCGAGCTCTCACTGGACGCCCCGCTCGACCGGGGCGATCGCGATTCATCCTCCTTCGGGGAGCGGTTCGCGGGCTCCGAGGCGGAGGAGATCGAGGAAGAGGTCGAGTTTCAGGCGCGCCGTGAGTTCCTGGAGAAGATGTTCGAGAAGTACCTGACGGAGCGCGAGCGGAAGATCCTCTACCTCTACTATGGTCTGGACGAGGGTGAGGAGCGGACGCTGGAAGAGATCGGAATGCTGCTCGGGGTCACTCGCGAGCGCATTCGCCAGATTCGCAACCGGGCGTTCGAGAAGCTCCGGGAGAGCCCGGACGGGGCGGCGCTCGAAGGATTCTGGGCAGTCTCCTGA
- a CDS encoding alkaline phosphatase family protein gives MSLRSRWVAPFLACGWMAACTSAASNPPADPAVVVLISIDQLRADLVSRYDAFYTGGFRRLIDQGAYFEGVHDHGISETAAGHATLSTGTVPARTGIVANDWLQRVGEEWVNVYTVADTTSPILGFPEMEGRSPLNLLRSGLAEWIVEANPEAKVVSVAGKDRVAVLLAAHARGEIYWYEAGKARFVTSSYYRDAYPEWVDRFNAEVLPTLLDSVWDATASPEARALARPDTAPYEGDGVHTYFPHRYDVEGGERGESFADWVAGTPYPDRATLEFAKVAVREAGLGDDEITDYLALGFSQTDRIGHDNGPLSQEQLENLLHLDRVLGDLFDFLDEEIGEGRWVAALSADHGALTMPEWRAEHGEPGKRLTRGEREEMLRVAEAALAKAAPGEEAAAQAQALRELPFLHDVYTRDELASGEPRDSVARLLRNSFHPERMKPDLARRGWIAIGPPGTYMSTARTGSGHGTPWFYDRNVPVIFLGAGIQTGRRSELVRTVDVAPTLAAVAGIAAPDDLDGEVLPVTTAP, from the coding sequence GTGAGCCTGCGCAGTCGGTGGGTCGCCCCGTTCCTGGCTTGCGGCTGGATGGCCGCGTGCACGTCGGCGGCCTCGAATCCGCCAGCCGATCCGGCAGTTGTCGTGCTCATCTCCATTGATCAGCTCCGGGCCGACCTCGTGAGCCGCTACGATGCTTTCTACACCGGCGGATTCAGGCGCCTCATCGACCAGGGTGCCTATTTCGAGGGAGTCCACGACCACGGCATCTCGGAGACGGCAGCGGGCCACGCTACTCTCTCCACCGGCACCGTGCCGGCGCGTACCGGGATCGTCGCCAACGACTGGCTGCAACGGGTTGGCGAGGAGTGGGTCAACGTGTACACGGTCGCTGACACGACCTCTCCGATCCTGGGGTTTCCGGAGATGGAGGGTCGATCTCCACTGAACCTGCTGCGTAGCGGGCTCGCGGAATGGATTGTGGAGGCGAACCCGGAGGCCAAGGTCGTCTCCGTGGCAGGGAAGGATCGGGTGGCGGTGTTGCTGGCGGCGCACGCCAGGGGAGAGATCTACTGGTACGAGGCGGGTAAGGCGCGCTTCGTGACCTCGTCCTACTACCGGGATGCATATCCCGAATGGGTGGACCGCTTCAACGCAGAGGTGCTGCCGACGCTGCTCGATTCGGTCTGGGACGCCACTGCATCGCCGGAAGCCCGTGCCCTCGCCCGGCCTGACACGGCCCCCTACGAGGGCGACGGCGTTCACACCTACTTCCCGCACCGCTACGACGTCGAGGGAGGCGAAAGGGGCGAGTCGTTCGCTGACTGGGTGGCGGGCACACCCTACCCGGATCGGGCGACCCTCGAGTTCGCCAAGGTGGCGGTTCGCGAGGCGGGTCTCGGGGACGACGAGATCACCGATTATCTGGCGCTGGGCTTCTCCCAGACGGACCGGATCGGCCACGATAACGGCCCCCTGAGCCAGGAGCAGCTCGAAAACCTGCTGCACCTCGACCGGGTGCTCGGCGACCTCTTCGACTTCCTCGACGAGGAGATAGGGGAGGGAAGGTGGGTAGCCGCGCTTTCCGCCGACCACGGAGCGTTGACGATGCCCGAGTGGCGCGCGGAGCACGGTGAACCTGGGAAGCGCCTGACGCGTGGGGAGCGCGAGGAGATGCTGCGCGTGGCCGAGGCTGCACTGGCGAAGGCCGCGCCGGGAGAAGAGGCGGCCGCGCAGGCGCAGGCGCTCCGCGAGCTGCCGTTCCTCCACGACGTGTACACGCGCGACGAGCTCGCCTCCGGTGAGCCCCGCGACTCCGTCGCGAGGCTGCTGCGGAACTCATTCCACCCGGAGCGCATGAAACCCGATCTCGCGCGGCGTGGCTGGATCGCGATCGGACCTCCCGGCACTTACATGTCGACGGCCCGCACCGGGAGCGGGCACGGGACGCCCTGGTTCTACGATCGCAACGTTCCCGTGATCTTCCTCGGCGCGGGAATCCAGACGGGCAGACGTAGCGAGCTGGTACGAACGGTCGACGTGGCGCCCACGCTCGCCGCTGTTGCCGGCATTGCCGCGCCCGACGATCTGGACGGGGAGGTACTGCCCGTGACGACTGCCCCCTGA
- a CDS encoding zf-HC2 domain-containing protein, whose product MTATRRSRHPSLGDLVRRLDGELDEATSERMERHLLGCPGCRARLAEVEGHSREVTRYLRSLRTATPPSAVERARARSALRAAETRHQSAVRARRTWAVAAAISGVMVITLSVDAVRARVVGVLPFDLGVGRAAPAAVPVLPPAVIGPGGSVVSFPASGETFRLSLQSRQVAGQLLIQVLPLDRATAQITNGNGESLMVLPGGMLIENAEESRASYRLTLPPTIRRMDVSIGTERTQSVTVPAAADDWRVVLPLNE is encoded by the coding sequence ATGACGGCAACCAGACGTTCACGCCACCCGTCGCTCGGGGATCTCGTCCGGCGACTGGATGGCGAGCTCGACGAGGCGACTTCGGAACGCATGGAGCGCCATCTGCTCGGGTGCCCCGGCTGTCGCGCACGCCTTGCCGAGGTGGAAGGCCACTCGCGCGAGGTCACGCGGTATCTCCGCTCTTTGCGGACCGCGACACCACCTTCGGCGGTGGAGCGGGCCAGGGCGCGCAGCGCCCTGCGCGCGGCCGAGACGCGTCACCAGTCGGCCGTTCGGGCGCGCCGCACGTGGGCGGTCGCCGCGGCCATCAGCGGCGTGATGGTGATCACGCTCTCCGTCGACGCGGTGCGCGCCCGCGTGGTCGGCGTCCTCCCCTTCGACCTCGGGGTTGGGAGGGCAGCGCCGGCAGCGGTGCCGGTCCTGCCTCCCGCCGTGATCGGGCCAGGCGGCTCGGTGGTGTCGTTCCCGGCTTCGGGGGAGACCTTCCGGCTCTCGCTGCAGTCGCGTCAGGTGGCAGGGCAGCTGCTGATCCAGGTCCTTCCGCTGGATCGCGCCACGGCACAGATCACCAACGGCAACGGGGAGAGTCTGATGGTCCTGCCCGGGGGGATGCTGATCGAGAATGCCGAGGAGTCCCGCGCGAGCTACCGTCTCACCCTGCCGCCGACGATTCGGAGAATGGATGTGTCGATCGGGACTGAAAGGACGCAGTCGGTGACAGTGCCGGCAGCGGCCGACGATTGGCGCGTCGTACTGCCGCTGAACGAATAG
- a CDS encoding SRPBCC family protein: MHTIDEIDVQGTVEACFRAGADVERWPEILPHYRWVRFHEKRGFGTGRVEMAARRDFGPLRYPVWWVSEMNVDEARPAVRYRHVAGVTTGMDVEWTFHALAGGRTRIRIVHDWAEGPQWPLPRFVRRMIADAIIGPVFIHHIAGRTLNGIRRQVEKSREQERVA, encoded by the coding sequence ATGCACACGATAGACGAGATCGACGTTCAAGGGACGGTGGAGGCCTGTTTTCGGGCCGGCGCCGACGTAGAGCGCTGGCCTGAAATCCTCCCCCACTACCGCTGGGTGCGATTCCACGAGAAGCGCGGCTTCGGCACCGGACGTGTCGAGATGGCGGCGCGCAGGGATTTTGGCCCCCTCCGCTATCCGGTCTGGTGGGTGTCCGAGATGAATGTCGACGAGGCCCGCCCCGCGGTGCGCTACCGCCACGTGGCCGGGGTCACCACCGGCATGGACGTGGAATGGACCTTCCATGCGCTGGCGGGCGGAAGAACGCGGATCCGCATCGTACACGACTGGGCCGAGGGGCCGCAGTGGCCGCTGCCCCGCTTCGTACGCCGGATGATCGCCGACGCCATCATCGGTCCGGTCTTCATCCATCATATCGCCGGGCGCACCCTGAACGGGATTCGCCGGCAGGTCGAGAAGTCACGCGAGCAGGAGAGAGTTGCATGA
- a CDS encoding M1 family metallopeptidase yields the protein MYRWSVVPLAILLACAPASRSGAPSVPTPVDEGRAVAAAKAPEVVPPPAFRGAIAAGTRTDTGRPGPNYWQNYAEYTIELRVHPDSQFLEGSSTVRYYNNSPHGLNGLVVDLTQNFHAPGAMRLEPVEVTGGVQLRRVAVNGQELSEAEGQGISGYQVDGTKLLIVPPQPVAPNSTVELGFEWALRIPQQGAGGRMGHSRGNLIHLGYFYPQMAVLDDVVGWHPDQFLGTAEFYAGFGNYRVTIEAPAGWLVMGTGRLTNAEEVLAPEVLERLRIAEQSDTVVHVVTAEDLGQVTRQSSGVQRWVFEADSVRDVAYSLTRESVWDAARAPVGDRDGDGQTDYARVDAIYRQTAPLWVEMAEYAQHSVSFLSEFTGIEYPWPQMSVVEGGGIIGGGMEFPMITLIGEYTTAGPEALYNVAAHEIAHMWVPMIVSNDERRRAWMDEGTTNFNESQARKDRGAEAPELDDRTSYLDVARAELEGEIMRRSDYHYPGPAYGVATYAKPATVLATLREVLGEEVFLRAYREYLQRWRFKHPYPWDMWNTFEDVSGRDLDWFWKSWYYGTGVLDQAVDSVAQSSDSTEIVVRSLGEIPMPTRLTIQLDDGSVVEREIPVERWFGGADTVSLTVPGAATRVEIDAENAFPDVNRANNVWGG from the coding sequence ATGTACCGCTGGTCCGTCGTACCACTCGCCATTCTGCTTGCCTGCGCCCCTGCCTCGCGCTCGGGTGCTCCCTCTGTTCCCACCCCGGTCGACGAAGGCCGCGCGGTAGCCGCGGCAAAAGCCCCCGAGGTGGTGCCCCCGCCCGCTTTTCGTGGGGCGATCGCCGCGGGGACGAGAACCGACACCGGGCGACCGGGGCCAAACTACTGGCAGAATTACGCCGAGTATACGATCGAGCTGCGGGTGCACCCGGACTCCCAGTTTCTCGAGGGTAGCTCGACCGTCCGCTACTACAACAACTCGCCCCACGGGCTCAACGGCCTGGTGGTCGATCTCACGCAGAACTTCCATGCACCCGGCGCCATGCGATTGGAGCCGGTGGAGGTGACCGGCGGAGTCCAGCTTCGCCGCGTTGCCGTGAACGGGCAGGAGCTCAGCGAAGCGGAGGGGCAGGGCATCTCCGGCTACCAGGTGGATGGTACCAAGCTGCTCATCGTTCCGCCGCAGCCGGTCGCTCCGAATTCGACAGTAGAGCTCGGGTTCGAGTGGGCACTACGCATCCCGCAGCAGGGGGCCGGCGGGCGGATGGGCCACAGTCGGGGCAACCTTATCCACCTGGGTTATTTCTATCCCCAGATGGCGGTGCTGGACGACGTGGTGGGCTGGCATCCCGACCAGTTCCTCGGCACCGCCGAGTTCTACGCGGGGTTCGGCAATTATCGCGTGACCATCGAGGCGCCCGCCGGGTGGCTGGTGATGGGGACCGGCCGGCTCACCAATGCGGAGGAGGTGCTTGCGCCCGAGGTGCTGGAACGCCTGCGGATTGCCGAGCAGAGCGACACCGTCGTTCACGTGGTCACGGCAGAGGACCTGGGTCAAGTCACGCGCCAGAGCTCGGGTGTACAGCGCTGGGTGTTCGAAGCGGATTCGGTGCGGGATGTGGCGTACAGCCTCACTCGTGAGTCAGTATGGGATGCGGCACGAGCTCCGGTCGGTGATCGCGACGGAGATGGGCAGACGGATTACGCGCGTGTTGACGCGATCTATCGCCAGACCGCCCCGCTCTGGGTGGAGATGGCCGAGTATGCACAGCACTCGGTGAGCTTTCTTTCCGAGTTCACGGGGATCGAGTATCCGTGGCCGCAGATGAGCGTGGTGGAGGGCGGGGGGATCATCGGCGGCGGGATGGAATTCCCCATGATCACGCTGATCGGCGAGTACACCACGGCGGGTCCCGAGGCCCTCTACAACGTGGCGGCGCACGAGATCGCGCACATGTGGGTGCCGATGATCGTGTCCAACGACGAGCGCCGGCGCGCCTGGATGGACGAGGGTACCACGAACTTCAACGAGAGTCAGGCACGCAAGGACCGCGGCGCCGAAGCCCCTGAGCTGGACGACCGCACCAGTTACCTGGATGTCGCGCGCGCGGAGCTGGAAGGCGAGATCATGCGTCGCTCGGACTATCATTATCCCGGTCCGGCGTACGGGGTCGCGACCTACGCCAAGCCGGCCACGGTGCTCGCCACGCTACGCGAGGTGTTGGGTGAGGAGGTCTTCCTCCGCGCCTACCGCGAGTACCTCCAGCGCTGGCGCTTCAAGCACCCGTACCCGTGGGATATGTGGAACACCTTCGAGGACGTCTCCGGGCGTGACCTGGACTGGTTCTGGAAGAGCTGGTATTACGGCACGGGTGTGCTGGACCAGGCGGTGGATTCGGTAGCGCAGAGCTCGGACAGTACGGAGATCGTGGTGCGCTCGCTCGGCGAGATCCCGATGCCCACCCGGCTCACCATCCAGCTCGATGACGGGTCGGTGGTGGAGAGAGAGATCCCGGTAGAGCGGTGGTTCGGAGGGGCGGATACGGTTTCGTTGACGGTGCCGGGCGCGGCCACCCGCGTCGAGATCGACGCGGAGAACGCGTTTCCGGACGTGAACCGAGCGAACAACGTCTGGGGCGGCTGA
- a CDS encoding carboxypeptidase regulatory-like domain-containing protein, which translates to MSEPREAARYPDSRHRRKRCSAPGVRACRLRGVRLLFRALFLVGASVLSAATAAAYAGAQETGAIAGRVVDAATLQPLPGAVVRLRPVEDGGAGRAGWATAADSAGEYRFPAVPAGSYQLRISRLGYLPAHIQVELRGEALTRISAGLEVEPVKLAPLEVRSRGTPPFLRKTAIIDSAGSGRLLLSPLRGPEHLVLDIRSLTQDELVEAVTLAETDLFRALQRTPGVTTRDDFTATLWTRGASWDQTRVFLDGMPLYNPTHAGWLFSAVNPDALGEAVFYPGPRPARFGEGAAAVLDLHARSGADELEEGVQGRGELSLASARLALSGAAPDGALNWMVAGRRTYVDLLTRMAGAATAQEDLYIPYDFSDVVARVDGKLGGFDYAATGIVERDHLRGGIPGILQANRGRWGNQSGRATVGVPLGPLRLGLSIGQTRFRASILRDERVRLRGDEPTLPPLESTIRHRTLRAELSPRGESPGWVVGFEVVRDTVGYEGPFSLLGDLAVVLPRDSTPVNNLTLGSSLRYRALWAEKRLAFGPLALETGLRVESGDPVLNGGDVRLGPRLATSLEVGASTQLSAGWSRTWQYTQDIAPVAGPLGPQLHLTHLWVLAQTAGYAAVRSDVVSAGVERWLHGNWIVGVNAYRRWAAGVEVPNPDSGRVVPDRDPSVQASNDAYGFELLLRQQNERWSGSLGYTLGFSTMRAEVFEPDTARFEFPAPADVRHALDAMLFANVGNGVRLGGAFTYGSGVPFTRLILPDEGEDPPVVRLGEANAMRTPAYASLDLVAEITRTVGTWDVTAYAQLRNALGRNNAVTYAGSTGCAATRGMEGECGDGVIDRFEPGIPRLPLVGVRFTF; encoded by the coding sequence ATGTCAGAACCCCGCGAAGCGGCTCGTTATCCTGACAGTCGACACCGGCGGAAGAGGTGCTCCGCGCCGGGTGTCCGGGCGTGCCGCCTTCGCGGGGTTCGGCTGCTCTTCCGCGCCCTCTTTCTGGTCGGCGCCAGCGTGTTGTCGGCTGCCACGGCGGCGGCGTACGCTGGGGCGCAGGAGACGGGAGCGATTGCGGGGCGAGTGGTCGACGCTGCGACGTTGCAGCCTTTACCGGGGGCCGTCGTGCGCCTCCGCCCGGTCGAGGATGGCGGGGCCGGGCGGGCGGGCTGGGCGACTGCCGCGGATTCCGCGGGGGAGTATCGCTTTCCGGCGGTCCCGGCCGGATCGTATCAGCTGCGGATCAGCCGGCTGGGGTACCTACCCGCTCACATCCAGGTGGAGTTGCGCGGTGAAGCGCTCACCCGGATTTCCGCCGGGCTGGAGGTCGAACCCGTCAAGCTCGCGCCGCTCGAGGTGCGCTCCCGAGGTACACCCCCCTTCCTGCGTAAGACCGCCATCATCGATTCGGCAGGCTCGGGGCGCCTCCTCCTCTCGCCGCTACGCGGTCCGGAGCATCTCGTTCTCGATATTCGATCGCTGACGCAGGATGAGCTCGTCGAGGCGGTGACCCTCGCGGAGACCGATCTCTTTCGGGCGCTACAGCGCACCCCGGGCGTGACCACGCGGGACGACTTCACCGCCACGCTGTGGACGCGCGGAGCATCCTGGGACCAGACGCGCGTCTTCCTGGACGGGATGCCGCTCTACAATCCGACCCATGCCGGGTGGCTCTTCTCCGCGGTCAACCCGGACGCGCTCGGCGAGGCGGTGTTCTACCCCGGGCCGCGCCCCGCCCGGTTCGGGGAGGGAGCGGCGGCGGTGCTCGACCTGCACGCCCGGAGCGGGGCAGACGAATTGGAAGAAGGGGTGCAGGGGCGCGGGGAGTTGTCCCTGGCCAGCGCCCGTCTCGCGTTGAGCGGGGCCGCGCCCGATGGGGCTTTGAACTGGATGGTGGCTGGCCGGCGAACCTACGTCGACCTGCTCACCCGCATGGCCGGCGCCGCCACCGCGCAGGAGGACCTCTACATCCCGTACGACTTCTCCGACGTCGTCGCCAGGGTCGATGGGAAGCTGGGAGGATTCGATTACGCGGCCACGGGGATCGTCGAGCGCGACCATCTGCGCGGCGGAATCCCCGGAATCCTCCAGGCGAACCGCGGACGGTGGGGGAACCAATCGGGTCGTGCGACGGTTGGGGTGCCGCTCGGACCGCTGAGGCTGGGCCTGAGCATCGGCCAGACGCGCTTCCGCGCCTCGATCCTCCGCGATGAGCGTGTCAGACTGCGTGGGGACGAGCCGACCCTGCCACCCCTGGAGAGCACCATCCGTCATCGGACTCTGCGCGCGGAGCTCTCGCCACGGGGGGAGTCGCCGGGGTGGGTGGTAGGCTTCGAAGTCGTCCGCGACACGGTGGGTTACGAGGGCCCCTTCTCGCTCCTGGGCGATCTGGCGGTGGTGCTACCGCGGGACAGCACGCCGGTCAACAACCTGACCCTGGGCAGTAGCCTCCGCTATCGAGCGTTGTGGGCGGAGAAACGCCTGGCGTTTGGTCCGCTGGCGTTGGAGACGGGTCTGCGGGTCGAATCCGGCGACCCGGTCCTGAACGGAGGGGATGTGCGGCTGGGGCCGCGGCTGGCGACGAGCCTGGAGGTAGGCGCGAGTACGCAGCTCTCGGCGGGCTGGTCCCGAACGTGGCAATACACGCAGGACATCGCTCCCGTGGCGGGGCCGCTCGGGCCACAGCTGCACCTGACGCACCTCTGGGTCCTGGCCCAGACGGCGGGGTACGCGGCCGTCCGCTCGGACGTAGTGAGTGCCGGAGTGGAGCGGTGGCTCCATGGTAACTGGATCGTGGGCGTCAACGCCTATCGTCGCTGGGCCGCAGGGGTGGAGGTGCCGAACCCGGACAGCGGACGGGTGGTGCCCGACCGGGACCCCTCGGTGCAGGCCAGCAACGACGCCTACGGCTTCGAGCTGCTGCTCCGGCAGCAGAACGAGCGATGGTCCGGCTCGCTGGGCTACACGCTCGGCTTCTCCACCATGCGGGCCGAGGTGTTCGAACCGGACACCGCTCGCTTCGAGTTCCCGGCTCCGGCCGACGTGCGGCACGCGCTCGACGCGATGCTCTTTGCCAACGTGGGGAACGGCGTACGTCTGGGGGGAGCGTTTACCTACGGATCCGGGGTGCCGTTCACGCGCCTCATCCTGCCGGACGAGGGCGAGGACCCGCCGGTCGTACGGTTGGGAGAGGCGAATGCGATGCGAACGCCGGCGTACGCGAGTCTCGATCTCGTGGCCGAGATCACTCGCACGGTGGGCACATGGGATGTTACCGCCTACGCCCAGCTCCGCAACGCTCTCGGGCGGAACAACGCGGTGACTTACGCCGGCAGCACGGGGTGCGCTGCGACGCGCGGCATGGAAGGGGAGTGCGGGGATGGGGTGATCGATCGCTTCGAGCCCGGAATTCCGCGGCTCCCTCTCGTGGGCGTACGCTTCACCTTCTGA
- a CDS encoding sigma-70 family RNA polymerase sigma factor, with protein MNVESIFEAQYDGLYRYLANLTGDPDLAADVAQECFIRLVERRPAEHQLRAWLFRVATNLVRDDSRVSRRRRELLDESAELLVATSHPPDPERALELAERRALVHRALDALSLRDRTLLLMREEGFTHREIAEAVGTTTKSVGSMIARALNKLARELSRSEVDL; from the coding sequence GTGAATGTCGAGTCGATCTTCGAGGCCCAGTACGACGGCCTCTATCGCTATCTGGCGAACCTCACGGGCGACCCCGACCTCGCGGCCGATGTTGCCCAGGAATGCTTCATCCGCCTGGTCGAGCGACGGCCCGCCGAGCACCAACTCCGCGCCTGGCTCTTCCGGGTGGCAACGAACCTGGTCCGGGACGACTCTCGTGTCAGCCGCCGACGGCGAGAGCTGCTGGACGAGTCCGCGGAGCTGCTCGTGGCAACCTCGCACCCTCCGGATCCGGAACGCGCGCTGGAGCTCGCAGAACGGCGGGCCCTGGTGCACCGGGCGCTGGATGCGCTGAGCCTCCGCGATCGCACGCTGCTCCTGATGCGGGAAGAAGGCTTTACCCACAGGGAGATTGCCGAGGCGGTAGGAACCACCACGAAGTCGGTCGGAAGCATGATCGCACGCGCCCTCAACAAGCTCGCCCGGGAACTCTCCAGATCCGAGGTCGACTTATGA